The Ochotona princeps isolate mOchPri1 chromosome 1, mOchPri1.hap1, whole genome shotgun sequence genome has a segment encoding these proteins:
- the TPBG gene encoding trophoblast glycoprotein codes for MRGACSRGPAAGDGRLRLARLALVLLGWISSPSPISSASSSTSTSLLAPEVSAQPPLSGQCPPPCECSEAARTVKCVNRNLTEVPADLPHYVRNLFLTGNHLEVLPAGAFVRRPPLAELAALNLSGNRLAEVRAGAFEHLPGLRQLDLSHNPLAHLSPFAFSGSNTSVSDPSPLVELILNHIVPPADQLHNQSLESIVAAALRTGQALRDLSRLELASNQFLYLPRDLPAQLPGLKHLDLRNNSLVSLTYVSFRNLTHLESLHLEDNALKVLHNGTLAEWQGLAHVKVFLDNNPWVCDCHMADMVAWLKETELVPGKASLTCAFPEKMRNRVLLQLSSSDLDCEPILPPSLQTSYVFLGIVLALIGAIFLLVLYLNRKGIKKWMHNIRDACRDHMEGYHYRYEINADPRLTNLSSNSDV; via the coding sequence ATGCGTGGGGCGTGCTCCCGGGGCCCCGCCGCCGGGGACGGGCGGCTGCGGTTGGCACGGCTGGCGCTGGTCCTCCTGGGCTGGATCTCCTCgccctctcccatctcctcggCGTCGTCCTCCACCTCCACGTCGTTGCTGGCCCCCGAGGTGTCTGCTCAACCTCCGCTGTCGGGCCAGTGCCCCCCGCCGTGCGAGTGCTCCGAAGCGGCGCGCACCGTCAAGTGCGTGAACCGCAACTTGACCGAGGTGCCCGCAGACCTACCCCACTACGTGCGCAATCTCTTCCTCACGGGCAATCATCTGGAGGTGCTGCCCGCGGGCGCCTTCGTTCGCCGGCCACCGCTGGCTGAGCTGGCAGCGCTCAACCTTAGCGGCAACCGCCTTGCGGAGGTGCGCGCTGGTGCCTTCGAGCATCTGCCTGGCCTGCGCCAGCTCGACCTCAGCCACAACCCGCTGGCTCACCTCAGCCCCTTCGCTTTCTCGGGCAGCAACACCAGCGTCTCGGACCCCAGCCCCCTGGTGGAACTGATCCTGAACCACATCGTACCCCCTGCAGACCAGCTGCACAACCAGAGTTTGGAGAGCATTGTGGCGGCAGCCCTGAGGACAGGCCAGGCGCTGCGCGACCTCAGTCGCTTGGAACTGGCCAGCAACCAATTTCTGTACCTGCCCCGGGACTTGCCAGCCCAACTGCCTGGCCTCAAGCACCTGGACCTGCGAAACAACTCGCTGGTGAGCCTGACATACGTGTCTTTTCGCAACTTGACCCACCTAGAAAGTCTCCACCTGGAGGACAATGCCCTCAAGGTCCTTCACAATGGCACTCTAGCCGAGTGGCAAGGCCTGGCCCACGTCAAAGTCTTTCTGGACAACAACCCGTGGGTCTGCGACTGCCACATGGCTGACATGGTGGCTTGGCTCAAGGAGACAGAGCTAGTGCCAGGCAAAGCGAGCCTCACGTGTGCGTTCCCGGAAAAAATGAGGAATCGAGTGCTCTTGCAACTCAGCAGTTCCGACCTGGACTGTGAGCCTATCCTCCCGCCATCTCTGCAGACTTCGTACGTTTTCCTTGGTATTGTTTTGGCCCTGATAGGTGCGATCTTCCTCCTGGTTTTGTATTTGAACCGCAAGGGGATAAAAAAGTGGATGCATAACATCAGAGACGCCTGCAGGGATCACATGGAAGGGTATCATTACAGGTACGAGATCAACGCGGACCCCAGGTTAACCAACCTCAGCTCCAACTCGGATGTCTGA